The following coding sequences lie in one Aquabacterium olei genomic window:
- the ureE gene encoding urease accessory protein UreE, with protein MLTVNKLLPQGQGLASVLLKRAATVELDWDVRQKSRFDATDSQGRTLGVFLPRGTVVRGGDVLVTEDGAMIRVQAAPQPVLVITPCAEHGSPFDLVRAAYHLGNRHVQIELQPDYLKIEPDHVLADMLRAMHLTVREATEGFEPEGGAYASGGHGHHGHSHDHGGHDHAGHDHDHGHAHGTANPPHGAPGHVHGPGCSHGHHDHAAPAASASRGKPIGIAVKAAPAPHVHGPGCGHDHDHDH; from the coding sequence ATGCTGACCGTCAACAAACTCCTCCCCCAAGGCCAGGGCCTGGCCTCCGTGCTGCTCAAACGCGCTGCCACCGTCGAACTCGACTGGGACGTGCGCCAGAAGAGCCGCTTCGACGCCACCGACAGCCAGGGCCGCACCCTGGGCGTGTTCCTGCCCCGCGGCACCGTGGTGCGCGGCGGCGACGTGCTGGTGACCGAAGATGGCGCAATGATCCGCGTACAGGCGGCCCCGCAGCCGGTGCTGGTGATCACGCCCTGCGCCGAGCACGGCTCGCCCTTCGACCTGGTGCGAGCCGCCTACCACCTGGGCAACCGCCATGTGCAGATCGAGCTGCAGCCCGACTACCTGAAGATCGAGCCCGATCACGTGCTGGCCGACATGCTGCGCGCCATGCACCTGACGGTGCGCGAGGCCACCGAAGGCTTCGAGCCCGAAGGCGGTGCCTACGCCAGCGGCGGGCATGGGCATCACGGCCACAGCCATGACCACGGCGGGCACGACCACGCGGGGCACGACCACGACCATGGACACGCCCACGGCACGGCCAACCCGCCCCACGGCGCCCCCGGGCACGTGCACGGCCCGGGTTGCAGCCATGGTCATCACGATCACGCCGCCCCCGCCGCCAGCGCCAGCCGCGGCAAACCCATTGGCATCGCCGTGAAGGCCGCACCGGCGCCGCACGTGCACGGCCCGGGCTGCGGTCACGACCACGATCACGACCACTGA